The Actinocatenispora sera genome has a window encoding:
- a CDS encoding ABC transporter ATP-binding protein, producing the protein MTDEERAAPLLAVEDLHVSFGTEDGLVQAVKGVSLTLAPGEILALCGESGSGKSVTAMSVPRLLPPTAQVTGSVRLDGRDLVRLSGSELRALRGSDVSVVFQEPMTSLNPSFTVGFQITEVLHRHEKLSRRAARARAVELLELVGIPDPAGRLREYPHQLSGGMRQRVMIAIAVACEPRILIADEPTTALDVTIQAGVLDVFRSLRDRLGTAIVLITHDLGVVADIADRVAVMYAGRIVEQANVTELFARPLHPYTRGLLGALPSAARLDGTDRRRLREIPGMVPAPYADPDECPFAPRCPIAVDDCTAARPTLDRQGGADAHLAACFHPGMSTVEAVDA; encoded by the coding sequence ATGACTGATGAGGAACGTGCCGCACCGCTGCTCGCGGTGGAGGACCTGCACGTCTCGTTCGGCACCGAGGACGGGCTGGTCCAGGCGGTCAAGGGGGTCTCGCTGACCCTGGCGCCGGGCGAGATCCTGGCGCTGTGCGGCGAGTCGGGCTCGGGCAAGTCGGTGACCGCGATGTCGGTACCGCGGCTGCTGCCGCCCACCGCGCAGGTGACCGGCTCGGTACGGCTGGACGGCCGGGATCTGGTGCGGCTGAGCGGATCGGAGCTGCGCGCGCTGCGCGGCTCGGACGTCTCGGTGGTGTTCCAGGAGCCGATGACCTCGCTCAACCCGTCCTTCACGGTCGGCTTCCAGATCACCGAGGTGCTGCACCGGCACGAGAAGCTGTCCCGCCGCGCCGCCCGCGCCCGCGCCGTCGAGCTGCTGGAACTGGTCGGCATCCCGGACCCGGCCGGCCGGCTCCGGGAGTACCCGCACCAGCTGTCCGGCGGGATGCGGCAGCGGGTGATGATCGCGATCGCGGTCGCCTGCGAGCCGCGGATCCTGATCGCGGACGAGCCGACCACCGCGCTGGACGTGACGATCCAGGCCGGCGTGCTCGACGTGTTCCGCTCGCTGCGGGACCGCCTCGGTACCGCGATCGTACTGATCACGCACGATCTCGGGGTGGTGGCGGACATCGCCGACCGGGTCGCCGTGATGTACGCGGGCCGCATCGTCGAGCAGGCCAACGTGACCGAGCTGTTCGCCCGGCCGCTGCACCCCTACACCCGCGGCCTGCTCGGCGCGCTGCCCAGCGCCGCCCGCCTGGACGGTACGGACCGGCGCCGGCTGCGGGAGATCCCCGGCATGGTGCCCGCCCCGTACGCCGATCCGGACGAGTGCCCGTTCGCGCCGCGCTGCCCGATCGCCGTCGACGACTGCACCGCCGCCCGCCCGACGCTCGATCGCCAGGGTGGGGCGGACGCTCATCTCGCCGCCTGCTTCCATCCCGGAATGTCCACTGTGGAGGCCGTCGATGCCTGA
- a CDS encoding ABC transporter permease, with protein sequence MGWYLLRRLGAAVIVVLIASVVVFLGVRALPGDPAVVLAGENPTPQVIKSIRAEYGLDKSLPVQYLDYLKHLVTGNLGTSTQDKLPVSQILANRIPVTLELAILAMLVAIVVGVLFGTIAAARRGKFSDYTATGFGLLGLSVPHFWLGLLAILLFAVKLRWLPASGYVPFTENPAQNLERMILPALVLGTGFAAVLMRQTRSAMLGALSADYVRTARSKGLSGPRVVGVHALRNSLTTVVTVLGLQLGGLISGAVVTEQIFVIPGFGKLTVDAVLTRNYPVIEAVVLVTVVGYIVVNLLVDVAYAALNPRIRLAGATNG encoded by the coding sequence ATGGGTTGGTATCTGCTGCGCCGCCTCGGCGCGGCCGTGATCGTGGTGCTGATCGCGAGCGTCGTGGTGTTCCTCGGCGTCCGCGCGCTGCCCGGTGACCCGGCCGTGGTGCTGGCCGGCGAGAACCCGACACCGCAGGTGATCAAGTCGATCCGGGCGGAGTACGGGCTGGACAAGTCGTTGCCGGTGCAGTACCTCGACTATCTCAAGCACCTGGTCACCGGCAACCTCGGTACGTCCACACAGGACAAACTGCCGGTCAGCCAGATCCTGGCGAACCGGATCCCGGTGACGCTGGAGCTTGCGATCCTCGCGATGCTCGTGGCCATCGTCGTCGGCGTGCTGTTCGGCACGATCGCGGCGGCCCGGCGGGGGAAGTTCTCCGACTACACCGCGACCGGCTTCGGCCTGCTCGGGCTGTCGGTACCGCACTTCTGGCTGGGGCTGCTCGCGATCCTGCTGTTCGCGGTGAAGCTGCGCTGGCTGCCGGCCTCCGGCTACGTGCCGTTCACCGAGAACCCGGCGCAGAACCTGGAACGGATGATCCTGCCGGCGCTGGTGCTCGGTACCGGCTTCGCCGCGGTGTTGATGCGCCAGACCCGGTCGGCGATGCTCGGCGCGCTGTCCGCCGACTACGTGCGTACCGCGCGGTCCAAGGGGCTGTCCGGGCCGCGGGTCGTGGGCGTGCACGCGCTGCGCAACAGCCTCACCACCGTCGTCACCGTACTGGGCCTGCAACTGGGCGGCCTGATCTCCGGCGCGGTGGTGACCGAACAGATCTTCGTCATCCCCGGCTTCGGCAAGCTGACCGTCGACGCGGTGCTGACCCGTAACTATCCGGTGATCGAGGCGGTCGTGCTGGTGACCGTCGTCGGGTACATCGTGGTCAACCTGCTCGTCGACGTCGCCTATGCGGCGCTGAATCCGCGGATCCGGCTGGCGGGAGCGACCAATGGCTGA
- a CDS encoding ABC transporter substrate-binding protein, protein MRASLRRVAPALVALTATTVVLAGCGSSGSGDKGTSGASASAGAGSFPVTVKGTAGSVTVDARPTHIVSLSPTTTEMLYSIGAGGQVKAVDDQSDYPAKAPRTKLSGFKPNVEAIAGYDPDLVVLSYSSGDVVKSLQKLKIPVYVAAAATTLDDSYREITDLGRLTGHTDGAASTVRKMKSGIAKAEQGLPKPGTKLSYYYELDPQLHTATSKTFVGSLLTPLGLTNVADKADKGHTGYPQLSKEYLIEANPDLVFLADTKCCAASAAAVAKRPGWSTLTAVKDKHVYGLNDDVASRWGPRVVQLVQAAANAVRAVPAT, encoded by the coding sequence ATGAGAGCTTCGTTGCGCCGGGTGGCCCCGGCGCTGGTGGCGCTGACCGCGACGACGGTCGTGCTGGCCGGTTGCGGTTCGTCCGGTTCCGGCGACAAGGGCACGTCCGGCGCCTCGGCCTCGGCCGGTGCCGGCTCGTTCCCGGTCACGGTCAAGGGCACCGCCGGCAGCGTCACCGTCGACGCGCGGCCGACCCACATCGTGTCGCTGTCCCCGACCACCACCGAGATGCTGTACTCGATCGGCGCCGGTGGCCAGGTCAAGGCCGTCGACGACCAGTCGGACTACCCGGCGAAGGCGCCCCGCACCAAGCTGTCCGGGTTCAAGCCGAACGTCGAGGCGATCGCCGGGTACGACCCGGACCTGGTGGTGCTGTCGTACAGCTCCGGTGACGTGGTGAAGAGCCTGCAGAAGCTGAAGATCCCGGTGTACGTGGCCGCCGCCGCGACCACGCTCGACGACAGCTACCGCGAGATCACCGACCTCGGCCGGCTGACCGGGCACACCGACGGCGCGGCGAGCACCGTGCGGAAGATGAAGTCCGGCATCGCCAAGGCCGAGCAGGGCCTGCCGAAGCCCGGCACGAAGCTCAGCTACTACTACGAGCTGGATCCGCAACTGCACACCGCGACCAGCAAGACGTTCGTCGGGTCGCTGCTGACCCCGCTCGGGCTGACCAACGTTGCGGACAAGGCGGACAAGGGCCACACCGGCTACCCGCAGCTGTCCAAGGAGTACCTGATCGAGGCGAACCCCGACCTGGTCTTCCTGGCCGACACCAAGTGCTGCGCGGCATCGGCCGCCGCCGTCGCCAAGCGGCCCGGTTGGAGCACGCTGACCGCGGTCAAGGACAAGCACGTGTACGGGCTGAACGACGACGTCGCGTCCCGCTGGGGCCCGCGCGTCGTGCAGCTGGTGCAGGCCGCCGCCAACGCCGTCCGGGCGGTACCGGCGACGTGA
- a CDS encoding ABC transporter ATP-binding protein — protein sequence MPDLLTVTDLVKHYPSGRGRTVHAVDGVSLSIGPGEVLGLVGESGSGKSTVGKCILRLTEPTSGRIVFDGTDITHLSRRGMRPLRRDVHIVFQDPYSSLNPRFSIGQIVAEPLRQHGIASGRAATEKVCEMLERVGLRAQMRHRYPHELSGGQRQRVGLARALVCEPKLVVADEPVSALDVSVQASVLNLLTDLQRDMGFSCLFITHDLSVVEFLADRIAVMYLGTVVESGPREQIFTDPQHPYTKALLSAAPVPDPAAQRGRRRVVLSGDVPSPLTPPSGCRFHTRCPVAIDRCATVVPSLTPVRAPEHPVACHLVTEDSVPTLAQ from the coding sequence ATGCCTGACCTGCTCACCGTCACCGACCTGGTCAAGCACTACCCGTCCGGCCGCGGCCGGACGGTCCACGCGGTGGACGGCGTCTCGCTGTCCATCGGCCCCGGCGAGGTGCTGGGCCTGGTCGGCGAGTCCGGCTCCGGCAAGTCCACCGTCGGCAAGTGCATCCTGCGGCTGACCGAACCCACCTCGGGCCGGATCGTGTTCGACGGTACCGACATCACCCACCTGTCCCGCCGGGGCATGCGGCCGCTGCGCCGGGACGTGCACATCGTCTTCCAGGACCCGTACTCGTCGCTCAACCCGCGGTTCTCCATCGGCCAGATCGTCGCGGAGCCGTTGCGGCAGCACGGGATCGCGTCCGGCCGGGCGGCCACCGAGAAGGTCTGCGAGATGCTGGAGCGGGTCGGGCTGCGCGCCCAGATGCGGCACCGGTACCCGCACGAGCTGTCCGGCGGTCAGCGCCAGCGGGTCGGTCTGGCCCGCGCGCTGGTGTGCGAGCCGAAGCTGGTGGTCGCGGACGAGCCGGTCAGCGCGCTGGACGTGTCGGTGCAGGCCTCGGTGCTCAACCTGCTCACCGACCTGCAGCGGGACATGGGGTTCTCCTGCCTGTTCATCACGCACGACCTGTCGGTGGTCGAGTTCCTCGCCGACCGGATCGCGGTGATGTATCTGGGCACCGTGGTCGAATCCGGTCCGCGCGAGCAGATCTTCACCGACCCGCAGCATCCGTACACGAAGGCGCTGCTGTCCGCGGCACCGGTACCGGATCCGGCGGCGCAGCGCGGCCGGCGCCGGGTGGTGCTGTCCGGCGACGTACCGTCGCCGTTGACCCCGCCGTCCGGCTGCCGGTTCCACACCCGCTGCCCGGTGGCGATCGACCGGTGCGCCACCGTGGTGCCGAGCCTGACGCCGGTCCGCGCCCCCGAGCACCCGGTGGCCTGCCACCTGGTGACCGAGGACTCGGTCCCGACCCTCGCGCAGTAG
- a CDS encoding GntR family transcriptional regulator — protein MSEHTLGSSHLPLRDLVTDEIRQRILTGLLPPGERLVEDRLAEDLGVSRNPVREAIRVLATEGLVEVAPRRGAAVARPRPAHAEELFDIRMALEGLAARLAARRRDGAALARLRSVLDDQRDADQVGAVADLNTRFHTEVAAASGNEHLHQLVGPLLRRAQWVFLQTAYTRAGESLTEHERIYAAIAAGDEESAQSLSVAHVAAARHSYLAHVAAQSGVVHPVAARPVAARSEPAS, from the coding sequence ATGTCCGAGCACACGCTGGGTTCGTCCCACCTCCCGCTGCGCGATCTGGTCACCGACGAGATCCGGCAGCGGATCCTGACCGGGTTGCTGCCCCCGGGGGAACGGCTGGTCGAGGACCGGCTGGCGGAGGACCTCGGCGTGTCCCGCAACCCGGTCCGCGAGGCGATCCGGGTGCTCGCCACCGAGGGGCTGGTCGAGGTGGCGCCGCGGCGCGGCGCTGCGGTCGCCCGGCCGCGGCCGGCGCACGCCGAGGAGCTGTTCGACATCCGGATGGCGCTGGAGGGGCTGGCCGCGCGGCTCGCGGCCCGGCGGCGGGACGGGGCTGCGCTGGCCCGGCTGCGCAGCGTGCTGGACGATCAGCGCGACGCCGACCAGGTCGGCGCGGTCGCCGATCTGAACACCCGGTTCCACACCGAGGTGGCCGCCGCCTCCGGCAACGAGCACCTGCACCAGCTGGTGGGGCCGCTGCTGCGCCGCGCTCAGTGGGTGTTCCTGCAGACCGCGTACACCCGGGCCGGTGAGTCGCTGACCGAGCACGAGCGGATCTACGCGGCGATCGCGGCCGGTGACGAGGAGTCCGCGCAGTCGCTCTCGGTCGCACACGTGGCCGCGGCGCGCCACTCCTACCTGGCGCACGTGGCGGCGCAGTCCGGGGTCGTCCATCCCGTGGCCGCCCGGCCCGTGGCCGCCCGGTCCGAGCCGGCCAGCTGA
- a CDS encoding ABC transporter substrate-binding protein produces the protein MRTRRLMAALAVVPLLLTAAACSGTETSVGRQLTGSAPFDARPVRDGGTLTVALSQDPDALDPTTANTFVAREVFASMCQKLYDVDENLKIVPQLAAALPKLSDHDRTATIALRQGLKFNDGTTMDAQAVRTTLVRDLTLPTSSRKSELGAVKSVDVVDDHTVRLHLSRPFAPLAAQLADRAGMIMSPAALRKYGKNFGAHPQCVGPFSFVSRTSGSQIVLKKSPYYYGKAKVKLDKLIYKIVTDANVRSANLQSGDIQVAERLATSDVGTLSADKSLKILPGGGISYQGITINTSNVHGTDKKPGKVDTPLAQHPELRQAFGLSLDRDVINRVVFNGLYDPDCSPLPKNSPYRDPKATCPKRDLAKARRLVKQSGVKTPVPVTLSLTADPVSERLGQVIQAMAKEAGFAVKVVPGEFVTTLNQAREGKFDTIQVGWSGRVDPDGDINDLITSGGSNNYSGLHDPVIDNGVHAAAATTDTAKRRALYSTVIARQHELNGIIYLYHERYFLGTSANVAGIRYYSDGIPRFETAGYAK, from the coding sequence ATGCGTACCCGTCGGCTGATGGCCGCGCTGGCGGTCGTCCCGCTGCTGTTGACGGCGGCGGCCTGCTCGGGCACCGAGACCAGCGTCGGCAGGCAACTCACCGGATCGGCGCCGTTCGACGCCCGACCGGTGCGCGACGGCGGCACGCTCACCGTCGCACTGTCCCAGGATCCCGACGCGCTCGACCCGACCACCGCGAACACCTTCGTCGCCCGCGAGGTGTTCGCCAGCATGTGCCAGAAGCTCTACGACGTGGACGAGAACCTGAAGATCGTCCCGCAGCTCGCCGCGGCACTGCCCAAGCTCTCCGACCACGACCGCACCGCCACGATCGCGCTGCGGCAAGGGCTGAAGTTCAACGACGGCACCACCATGGACGCGCAGGCGGTGCGCACCACCCTGGTGCGTGACCTGACGCTGCCGACCTCGTCGCGCAAGAGCGAGCTCGGCGCCGTCAAGTCGGTCGACGTGGTCGACGACCACACGGTACGGCTGCACCTGAGCCGCCCGTTCGCCCCGCTCGCCGCGCAACTGGCGGACCGGGCCGGGATGATCATGTCGCCGGCGGCGCTGCGCAAGTACGGCAAGAACTTCGGCGCGCACCCGCAGTGCGTCGGCCCGTTCTCGTTCGTCAGCCGCACCTCCGGCAGCCAGATCGTGCTGAAGAAGTCGCCGTACTACTACGGCAAGGCCAAGGTGAAGCTGGACAAGCTGATCTACAAGATCGTCACCGACGCGAACGTCCGGTCGGCGAACCTGCAGTCCGGTGACATCCAGGTCGCGGAGCGGCTGGCGACCTCGGACGTCGGCACCCTGTCGGCGGACAAGAGCCTGAAGATCCTGCCCGGCGGCGGCATCAGCTACCAGGGCATCACGATCAACACGTCGAACGTGCACGGCACCGACAAGAAACCCGGCAAGGTCGACACGCCGCTCGCCCAGCATCCCGAGCTGCGCCAGGCGTTCGGCCTGTCACTGGACCGGGACGTGATCAACCGGGTGGTCTTCAACGGCCTGTACGACCCGGACTGCTCACCGCTGCCGAAGAACTCCCCGTACCGCGACCCGAAGGCGACCTGCCCGAAGCGTGACCTGGCCAAGGCGCGCCGGCTGGTCAAGCAGTCGGGGGTCAAGACTCCGGTTCCGGTGACGCTGTCGCTGACCGCCGATCCGGTCTCCGAGCGGCTCGGACAGGTCATCCAGGCGATGGCCAAGGAGGCCGGCTTCGCCGTCAAGGTGGTACCGGGCGAGTTCGTCACCACGCTCAACCAGGCCCGGGAGGGCAAGTTCGACACCATCCAGGTCGGCTGGTCCGGCCGGGTCGACCCGGACGGTGACATCAACGACCTGATCACCTCCGGCGGCTCGAACAACTACAGCGGGCTGCACGATCCGGTCATCGACAACGGCGTGCACGCCGCGGCCGCGACCACCGACACCGCGAAGCGACGCGCCTTGTACAGCACGGTGATCGCGCGCCAGCACGAGCTCAACGGAATCATCTACCTGTACCACGAGCGCTACTTCCTCGGCACCTCGGCGAACGTGGCGGGCATCCGGTACTACTCCGACGGCATTCCGCGGTTCGAGACCGCGGGCTATGCGAAGTAG
- a CDS encoding FecCD family ABC transporter permease: MGPARRAAGAGRRQRRPGGTGDVTSRLRLRWVAVGVAAVLVALVAGLAFGPVSLSPVDVVTDLVHHLTGGAVPTGLSARDDAILTQLRLPRVVLGLLVGALLALSGGCYQGVFRNPLADPYLLGVAAGAGLGATTVIVLRPGSSVTAPLLIPLAAFVGALAAVAGTYLLGAAGSRFRSTVTLILAGVAIAAFCTAIQTYLLQAHSDTIQEVYSWLLGQLTTSGWHEVLMLLPYAVVTSVVVLSQRRALDVLSVGDEEAASLGLHPQRVRMILVLAATLGTAAAVAVSGLIGFVGIIVPHAVRLIAGSSYRIILPLSLLFGAAFLALADLLARTVQAPAEIPIGVVTAFFGAPFFIVVLRTTRRVGP, encoded by the coding sequence CTGGGGCCCGCGCGTCGTGCAGCTGGTGCAGGCCGCCGCCAACGCCGTCCGGGCGGTACCGGCGACGTGACCAGCCGGCTGCGGCTGCGCTGGGTGGCCGTCGGGGTTGCCGCGGTGCTGGTGGCGCTGGTCGCCGGCCTCGCGTTCGGCCCGGTGTCGCTGTCGCCGGTCGACGTGGTCACCGATCTGGTGCACCACCTGACCGGCGGTGCGGTGCCGACCGGGCTGTCCGCTCGCGACGACGCCATCCTGACCCAGCTGCGGCTGCCCCGGGTCGTGCTCGGGCTGCTGGTCGGCGCGCTGCTCGCGCTGTCCGGCGGCTGCTACCAGGGGGTGTTCCGCAACCCGCTGGCCGACCCGTACCTGCTCGGCGTGGCGGCCGGGGCCGGCCTCGGCGCCACCACGGTCATCGTGCTGCGGCCGGGCTCGTCGGTGACCGCGCCGCTGCTGATCCCGCTCGCCGCGTTCGTCGGCGCGCTGGCCGCGGTCGCCGGTACCTACCTGCTCGGCGCGGCCGGCTCCCGGTTCCGGTCGACGGTGACGCTGATCCTCGCCGGGGTCGCGATCGCGGCGTTCTGCACCGCGATCCAGACCTACCTGTTGCAGGCGCACAGCGACACGATCCAGGAGGTGTACTCCTGGCTGCTCGGCCAGCTCACCACCTCCGGCTGGCACGAGGTGCTGATGCTGCTGCCGTACGCGGTGGTCACCTCGGTGGTGGTGCTGTCCCAGCGGCGCGCGCTGGACGTGCTCAGCGTCGGCGACGAGGAGGCGGCGAGCCTCGGCCTGCACCCGCAGCGGGTCCGGATGATCCTGGTACTCGCCGCGACGCTCGGTACCGCTGCCGCGGTGGCGGTGTCCGGCCTGATCGGCTTCGTCGGCATCATCGTGCCGCACGCGGTACGGCTGATCGCCGGGTCGAGCTACCGGATCATCCTGCCGCTGTCGCTGCTGTTCGGCGCCGCGTTCCTGGCGCTCGCCGACCTGCTCGCCCGTACCGTGCAGGCGCCGGCGGAGATCCCGATCGGCGTGGTGACGGCGTTCTTCGGTGCCCCGTTCTTCATCGTCGTGCTGCGCACCACCAGGCGGGTGGGCCCGTGA
- a CDS encoding ABC transporter permease: MADVLTTPAPAAVAVAGRSDRWRRMWRRFYRKPMSLAGLILVVLFVLLALLGPALFGDPTAVHFDDVLGAPSGAHLLGTDDLGRDQLARIASGARVSLEAGVLSTALAMVIGIPIGLVAGFYRRYLDSVVMRAVDVVLSFPFLVFAVGLAAILGPSLRNVVFALGISQIPAIVRITRGEVLSVREQDFVAGAIADGANDATILFRYVLPNAANALIVQATVAIPAAIIGEATLSFLGLGVQPPTPSWGVMLTTAQQFLSQAPWLAVWPGVMIAVTTLGFNLLGDGLRDVIDPRSAR, from the coding sequence ATGGCTGACGTGCTCACCACCCCGGCACCCGCGGCGGTCGCCGTGGCCGGCCGGTCGGACCGCTGGCGGCGGATGTGGCGCCGGTTCTACCGCAAGCCGATGTCGCTGGCCGGGCTGATCCTCGTCGTACTGTTCGTGTTGCTGGCGCTGCTCGGTCCGGCGCTGTTCGGCGACCCGACCGCGGTGCACTTCGACGACGTGCTCGGCGCGCCGTCCGGCGCACACCTGCTCGGTACCGACGATCTCGGCCGCGACCAGCTGGCCCGGATCGCGTCCGGCGCAAGGGTTTCGCTCGAGGCCGGGGTGCTGTCCACGGCGCTGGCGATGGTGATCGGCATCCCGATCGGGCTGGTCGCCGGGTTCTACCGGCGCTACCTCGACTCGGTGGTGATGCGCGCCGTCGACGTCGTGCTGTCCTTCCCGTTCCTGGTGTTCGCGGTCGGCCTGGCGGCGATCCTCGGACCGTCGCTGCGCAACGTGGTGTTCGCGCTCGGCATCTCGCAGATCCCGGCGATCGTCCGGATCACCCGCGGCGAGGTGCTGTCGGTACGCGAGCAGGACTTCGTCGCCGGCGCGATCGCCGACGGCGCGAACGACGCCACGATCCTGTTCCGGTACGTGCTGCCGAACGCCGCCAACGCGCTGATCGTGCAGGCGACGGTGGCGATTCCGGCCGCGATCATCGGCGAGGCGACGCTGTCGTTCCTCGGCCTCGGTGTGCAGCCGCCGACCCCGTCCTGGGGCGTCATGCTGACCACCGCACAGCAGTTCCTGTCCCAGGCACCGTGGCTCGCGGTGTGGCCGGGCGTGATGATCGCGGTCACCACGCTCGGGTTCAACCTGCTCGGCGACGGCCTTCGCGACGTGATCGACCCCAGGAGCGCCCGATGA